From Desulfomicrobium macestii, one genomic window encodes:
- a CDS encoding DUF3047 domain-containing protein, with product MLGAMILAWACVAFAGDLPALYAPGHPGWKEKEFAGRTVYTPLQKEKLLLAESNGTASGLFFEQSVDLRATPWLNWSWKVDNVLPGINEREKDGDDYPARIYVVAKGGLAFWKTKALTYVWSSTEPRGSMWPNAFTSNAHMIAVRSGESALGGMMTEKRNIRDDWKLAFGEDIEEIDAVAIMTDTDNSGQWARAWYGQPRFSAR from the coding sequence TTGCTCGGGGCAATGATCCTTGCCTGGGCTTGCGTGGCCTTTGCGGGCGACCTGCCTGCCCTGTATGCGCCGGGACATCCGGGCTGGAAGGAGAAGGAATTCGCGGGGCGCACCGTCTACACGCCGCTGCAAAAGGAGAAGCTGCTGCTGGCCGAGAGCAACGGCACGGCCTCGGGGCTTTTTTTCGAGCAGTCCGTCGATCTTCGCGCTACGCCGTGGCTGAACTGGTCCTGGAAGGTGGACAACGTACTTCCGGGCATCAACGAGCGCGAGAAAGACGGCGATGACTATCCGGCCAGAATCTACGTGGTGGCCAAGGGGGGCCTTGCCTTCTGGAAAACAAAGGCGCTGACCTACGTCTGGTCCAGCACCGAGCCCAGGGGCAGCATGTGGCCCAACGCCTTCACCTCGAACGCGCACATGATCGCGGTGCGCAGCGGCGAAAGCGCTCTGGGCGGAATGATGACCGAGAAACGCAACATCCGCGACGATTGGAAACTGGCTTTCGGCGAGGATATCGAAGAAATCGACGCCGTGGCCATCATGACCGATACGGACAATTCCGGGCAGTGGGCCCGTGCCTGGTACGGGCAGCCCCGGTTTTCGGCGCGCTAG
- a CDS encoding long-chain-fatty-acid--CoA ligase, which produces MIEEGINRLWLKHYDQEVSPNLDYETVPLFEILEHAAASYPDRQAIVFNNWSVSYKKLKRLVDLAAANLKKAGVKPGERVAIMLPNCPQTVISYWACLKIGAVVVMTNPLYMEKELLHHFNDSEAKTLITLNLLWKRVDALRSRLHLRRIFVTSIADCLNFPLNTLYTFKSKREYKLGPIPYDNSHVLPWKGLLKRATIEAPHPVDPVTDLAALQYTGGTTGVSKGVMLTHANLGYNAQQARAILHSIKDSGEVMLGLLPFFHIYGLTVCVNFGTLIGATLVPMAKFVPLDVLKTIHKKRPTIFPCAPSIFIALLQQKNLHKYDLSSVRYCISGSAPMPVPVMEKFNTLSNGANIIEGFGLTEASPITHLNPLRGNSKNGSIGLPFPDTDAAIVDMEVGSLPLPVGKIGELVIRGPQVMQGYWKRPDETASVLRNGWLYTGDIAYMDEEGYFFIVDRKKDLIITGGYNVYPREIDEVLHEHPAIKEAVSVGITHKTRGEIIKAYIVLHEGQTLTKAEVVAFCKEKLANFKVPKQVEFRDELPKSIVGKVLRRVIREEEDRKAHDHCECNGDNDDIETNGDEKNQ; this is translated from the coding sequence ATGATTGAAGAGGGGATAAACAGGCTCTGGCTCAAACACTACGATCAGGAAGTCAGTCCGAACCTGGACTATGAAACCGTTCCGCTTTTTGAAATCCTGGAGCATGCGGCGGCCAGCTACCCGGACCGCCAAGCCATCGTTTTCAACAACTGGAGCGTGAGCTACAAAAAGCTCAAGCGCCTCGTGGATCTTGCCGCCGCCAACCTGAAGAAGGCCGGGGTCAAGCCCGGTGAACGGGTGGCCATCATGCTGCCCAACTGCCCGCAGACGGTCATCAGCTACTGGGCCTGCCTCAAGATCGGGGCCGTGGTGGTCATGACCAACCCGCTCTACATGGAAAAGGAGCTGCTCCACCACTTCAACGATTCCGAAGCCAAGACACTCATCACCCTGAACCTGCTCTGGAAACGCGTGGACGCCCTGCGCTCAAGGCTGCATCTGCGACGCATCTTCGTGACTTCCATCGCCGACTGCCTGAATTTTCCACTGAACACGCTCTACACCTTCAAGTCCAAACGCGAATACAAGCTCGGACCCATCCCCTACGACAATTCGCACGTGCTGCCCTGGAAAGGCCTGCTGAAAAGGGCCACCATCGAAGCGCCGCATCCGGTCGATCCGGTCACGGACCTGGCCGCGCTGCAGTACACGGGCGGCACCACGGGCGTGTCCAAGGGCGTCATGCTGACCCACGCCAACCTTGGCTACAACGCCCAGCAGGCCAGGGCCATCCTGCATAGCATCAAGGACTCGGGCGAAGTCATGCTCGGCCTTTTGCCCTTTTTCCACATCTACGGACTGACCGTCTGCGTCAATTTCGGCACCCTCATTGGCGCGACGCTGGTACCCATGGCCAAGTTCGTGCCTCTGGACGTGCTCAAGACCATCCATAAAAAAAGGCCGACCATCTTTCCCTGCGCGCCCTCGATCTTCATCGCGCTACTCCAGCAGAAGAACCTGCACAAATACGACCTGTCCTCGGTGCGCTATTGTATCTCCGGCTCCGCGCCCATGCCCGTGCCGGTCATGGAGAAATTCAACACCCTGAGCAACGGGGCCAACATCATCGAGGGCTTCGGTCTGACCGAAGCCTCGCCCATCACGCATCTGAACCCCCTGCGCGGCAACAGCAAGAACGGCTCCATCGGCCTGCCCTTTCCCGACACCGACGCCGCCATCGTGGACATGGAAGTGGGCTCCCTGCCCCTGCCCGTGGGCAAGATCGGCGAGCTCGTCATACGCGGCCCGCAGGTCATGCAGGGCTACTGGAAACGCCCCGACGAGACGGCCAGCGTGCTGCGCAACGGCTGGCTCTATACCGGCGACATCGCCTACATGGACGAGGAAGGCTATTTCTTCATCGTCGACCGCAAGAAGGATCTGATCATCACCGGCGGATACAACGTCTATCCGCGCGAGATCGACGAAGTCCTGCACGAGCACCCGGCCATCAAGGAGGCGGTCAGCGTCGGCATCACGCACAAGACCCGTGGCGAGATCATCAAGGCCTACATCGTGCTGCACGAAGGCCAGACCCTGACCAAGGCCGAAGTTGTCGCCTTCTGCAAGGAAAAACTGGCCAACTTCAAGGTCCCGAAACAGGTCGAATTCCGGGACGAGCTGCCCAAGAGCATTGTCGGCAAGGTTCTGCGCCGGGTCATCCGAGAAGAGGAGGACCGCAAGGCCCACGACCACTGCGAGTGCAACGGGGACAACGACGACATCGAAACAAACGGGGATGAAAAGAATCAATAG
- the htpX gene encoding zinc metalloprotease HtpX yields MNLLKTTFLLTLLTLLLVAMGGAIGGKSGMMIAFLIAGGMNFFAYWNSDKIVLKIYKAREVTRADSPDFYGIVENLARKAGMPMPKVYVIPSDSPNAFATGRNPQNAAVAATTGIMRILSREELEGVMAHELTHVMNRDTLIATIAATIAGAISMLGSMLQWAAIFGMGRSDDEEGGGSVLGSLAMAIIAPIAAMLIQMAVSRSREFMADEGGAKMCGNPKALARALVKLQQAASGAPMQEATQATSHMFIVNPLSASKMASLFSTHPATEDRVARLMAM; encoded by the coding sequence ATGAACCTTCTCAAGACCACGTTTCTCTTGACCCTGCTGACGTTGCTGCTTGTCGCCATGGGCGGCGCCATCGGCGGCAAGTCCGGGATGATGATCGCCTTTCTCATTGCCGGCGGCATGAACTTCTTTGCCTACTGGAATTCGGACAAGATCGTCCTCAAGATTTACAAGGCCCGCGAAGTGACCCGTGCCGACAGCCCGGATTTCTACGGCATCGTGGAAAACCTGGCACGCAAGGCTGGCATGCCCATGCCCAAGGTCTACGTCATCCCCTCGGACAGCCCCAACGCCTTCGCTACCGGGCGCAATCCGCAAAATGCCGCCGTGGCCGCCACCACGGGCATCATGCGCATCCTCTCGCGCGAGGAGCTTGAAGGGGTCATGGCCCATGAACTGACTCACGTCATGAACCGCGACACCCTCATCGCGACCATCGCTGCGACCATCGCCGGAGCCATCTCCATGCTCGGCAGCATGCTCCAGTGGGCGGCCATCTTCGGCATGGGCCGCAGCGACGACGAGGAAGGCGGCGGCAGCGTGCTCGGCAGCCTGGCCATGGCCATCATCGCCCCCATCGCGGCCATGCTCATCCAGATGGCCGTGTCACGCTCGCGTGAATTCATGGCCGACGAGGGCGGCGCGAAAATGTGCGGCAATCCCAAGGCCCTGGCCCGCGCGCTCGTGAAGCTGCAGCAGGCCGCATCCGGCGCGCCCATGCAGGAAGCCACCCAGGCCACCTCGCACATGTTCATCGTCAATCCGCTCAGCGCGTCAAAGATGGCCAGCCTCTTTTCCACCCACCCCGCGACCGAGGACCGGGTGGCGCGCCTCATGGCCATGTAG
- a CDS encoding class I SAM-dependent RNA methyltransferase, with translation MNSMGDVLTLTIEKILWRGRGLARLDSGQVVMIEPGVLPEEVVSVRVTKAAKDFLQAEAVRILTPSPLRGVHPCPHAADCGGSRFGMVAPETGTQLKADILRDALPRALGRDHGLHIPELRVVPSPKGWRYRLRGQIHVRSGRPHAMGHASNDLVPLTDCLLLCEPLAKAMPDLAKTLPDGRFTIAASPDTGQTATEQGDVLLPFSFPEFGLTLQLPPGTFFQANWALNQHLVRSTVDALDGFERIADLFCGAGNFALPLASRGKTVLAVEGSLPAVTTGTRNAKRLNLDSVTFRDANLARPAAWKMVGDFAPRAAILDPPRTGAKGIGSTLLGMPSLERLAWVSCDVVNTIRDAKPLLAAGWRISSLTLFDMFPGTWHMEVLMILERP, from the coding sequence ATGAACAGCATGGGCGATGTGCTGACCCTCACGATCGAAAAAATCCTCTGGCGCGGACGTGGTCTGGCCCGCCTGGACTCCGGACAGGTGGTCATGATCGAACCCGGCGTGCTCCCGGAAGAGGTCGTGAGCGTGCGCGTGACCAAGGCCGCAAAGGACTTCCTGCAGGCCGAGGCCGTGAGAATCCTGACCCCTTCGCCGCTGCGCGGAGTTCATCCCTGTCCTCACGCAGCGGATTGCGGGGGGTCGCGCTTCGGCATGGTCGCCCCGGAAACGGGCACACAGCTTAAAGCGGACATCCTGCGCGACGCCCTGCCCCGCGCCCTTGGCCGGGATCATGGCCTGCACATCCCCGAGCTTCGCGTCGTGCCCAGTCCGAAAGGCTGGCGCTACCGCCTGCGCGGCCAGATCCATGTCCGCTCGGGCCGTCCCCACGCCATGGGCCACGCCAGCAACGACCTCGTACCCCTGACCGACTGCCTGCTCCTGTGCGAGCCGCTGGCCAAGGCCATGCCCGACCTTGCGAAAACCCTGCCTGACGGCCGCTTCACCATCGCGGCCAGCCCGGACACAGGGCAGACCGCGACGGAACAGGGCGACGTGCTGCTGCCCTTCTCCTTTCCCGAGTTCGGCCTGACCCTGCAACTGCCGCCCGGCACGTTCTTCCAGGCCAACTGGGCGCTGAACCAGCACCTGGTGCGCAGCACCGTGGACGCTCTGGACGGCTTCGAACGCATCGCCGACCTCTTCTGCGGAGCGGGAAACTTCGCCCTGCCACTGGCCAGTCGCGGCAAGACCGTGCTGGCCGTGGAAGGCTCCCTCCCGGCCGTCACCACCGGCACGCGCAACGCCAAGCGCCTGAACCTTGACTCGGTCACCTTCCGCGACGCGAACCTGGCGCGGCCCGCCGCCTGGAAGATGGTCGGCGACTTCGCCCCCCGCGCCGCCATCCTGGATCCGCCCCGCACCGGAGCCAAGGGCATCGGCAGCACCCTCCTCGGCATGCCGAGCCTTGAACGCCTGGCCTGGGTCTCCTGCGACGTGGTCAACACCATCCGCGACGCAAAACCGCTGCTTGCGGCCGGATGGCGCATATCCTCCCTGACCCTCTTCGACATGTTCCCCGGCACCTGGCACATGGAAGTGCTCATGATCCTGGAGCGCCCCTGA